The sequence GTTTTATCGAACTGATCAATGCAATGGAAGACGACACTTGCGAGTTGCCATTGCACGAGCAAACCGACCACGTGATTAAGTACTCGGGCTTGTTCGCGATGTACGAGCAAGAAAAAGGTGAGAAGTCTAAGGCTCGTATTGAGAACTTGGAAGAATTGGTGACTGCGACTCGTCAATTTGAAAAGCCAGAAGAAGCGGAAGAAATGCCGATACTGATTGCTTTTTTGACTCACGCAGCTTTAGAAGCGGGTGAAGGTCAGGCGGATGAATTTGAAGATGCCGTACAATTGATGACTTTGCACAGCGCAAAAGGGTTGGAGTTCCCATTAGTGTTTATGGTGGGTGTCGAAGAGGGGATGTTCCCGAGCCAAATGTCCGCAGAAGAAGCGGGACGTTTGGAAGAAGAACGCCGTCTTTGCTATGTGGGTATGACTCGCGCGATGGAAAAACTCTACATCACGTATGCAGAAATGCGCCGTTTGTACGGTCAAGACAAATACCATAAACCGTCTCGCTTTATTCGTGAATTACCAGAGGCGTGCTTAGACGAAGTGCGCATGAAAGCACAGGTGAGCCGTCCAGCAAGTTCTGGTCGCTTTAGCCAAACCGTAGTCAAAGAGAGCTTTAACGAAACTGGCTTTAGTCTGGGTGCGCGTGTGATGCATCCTAAGTTTGGTGAAGGAACCATTATCAACTTTGAAGGTAGTGGTCCGCAAAGCAGGGTTCAGGTCGCTTTTAACGGCGAGGGCATCAAGTGGCTTGTTACCGCTTACGCCAAGTTGGAAAAGCTATAACTAAAACCAAAGAAAGCGCTAACCGAGTTAGCGCTTTTTTATTGCTTACAACGTGTAGTCATTACGCTCATCGGCACGCTCAGAAAGGTACTCGATAAATTCAAATTGCAGATTATTGCCATCCAAGTAGTAAACGCTTTTACGGTGTGGATGCTCACCACCTAAATGATCGAGTTCGTAACCGTGTTGGCGTAAGCGTTCAATCACGTCTTCTAAGTTGGGGACTGCGATGCCGAGGTGCTTGACGCCGGTCCATTTTAACGTCCAGTCTTGCGCTGGGCCGTCACCACCAGACTGCACAGTGATGTATTGATTATCGTCGCCAACATGATACCAATCGACTGTTTGTCCGATTGGCGAGTCCCAATCGCCACCGCCACGCACTCTCCACGTTGGGATCGCGGCGAGTAAAAAATCGACAGTGGCTTGGGCATTATCAACGCTCAAATTGGCGTGTTCTAGGTAATAGCTCATGGTCTTACATCCTTGTTTTAAGTTGATTTTAGGTGTGGATGTAATGACTTTAAAACCTCAAGTTAAATAGAGGTCAACAGCAATAATAAGATTTATTGAAAAATAAAGATGGGTGAGATTCAGATAAAGAAAAACCCCGAGGGCTTGCGCCCATCGGGGTTATAGTCTTACTCGCAGCAATCCGGCTACTAAAAGTGCTCCATGCATCAAATCCTTGATAGTATGCTGACTTCCTTCAGCTTAATCCTTTCATCGCCTTCCTAGCGGTGTCCTTGACCCTATCCTGGTCTGCTAACAATCCTCGTTAGCTCACGTCGCTTGTTCCCTGAGCGGTGTCCCTTTCATCATCCTGATGATAAGTTCCTTACCTCGTCCAGAGGTGTCCATTTCCCATCCTTAGTAGCAACCATCCTAGTTACTATTGCGTCCGTTCAATGTCCAATTTGCTATCCGTGCCGACTACTCATCCTGAGTAACCGTATCTTCTTCCTGAAGATTACCTAATCCTTGGTAATTTCCTGTTCCGTGTCAGTATCCTTCCGACAGGGTTCATATTAAGCCTTTGCTCGATTTCAGCAATGCGAAGAAAACGATTACATAGACGAAATATTAGTGAAAAATAATTAATGTTATTATAATTCAATTGGTTAAGTGTTATTGGTGTGTTTTCTCTTAGCAAAAAAGCTACTTTTGCTCACCCGTTTGTAAGATATCTCGCACAAACGGGCGGGCAGATCGTCTCTATTTGCCGATAGCGGCTCCTTCACGACGCGGGTCAGCGGCACCTTCTAAGCCTTCTTTGGTGAATCGAATGGCATGTAAACCGGAATTTAAGTCACGAACGTTGATTTGTAGTCCGAGTTTTTCCAGCTCAGATTTCATGCTTTCGAAGCTTGTTCCCTGTTCAATGTCGACGGTTCCAAAGCGATTAAGTAAATGTGGCTGATTGATTGCACTTTGAATATCCATTCCCCACTGCGTGTGAGCAATGATCGCTTGTGCAACATAACCGATAATGCGGCTACCACCCGGTGATCCGATCGCCATGTAAGGTTTATCGTCTTGCATGATGATGGTTGACGCCATTGAAGAACGTGGGCGCTTACCCGGTTCAAGGCGGTTGGCAATAGGTTTGCCGTCGCTGTGCGTGCGGAACGAGAAGTCGGTTAACTCGTTGTTAAGCAAGAAGCCTCTCACCATCAGCCTAGATCCAAACGCGTTTTCAATTGTAGTCGTAATTGAGACGACGTTTCCTTCGCCATCGACGACGTTGAAGTGGCTGGTGGACGGCAGTTCTATCGATTCATCCTGACTTTGCAACTGAGCATAATCCCACGGTGGCGTGCCCGCCGAGACCGATTCCAGAGCTTTTCCCGGGGTGATTAAGCTCGCGCGTTGTTTCAGATACTCCGCGTTAAGCAATCCGGTAGTTGGCATTGGAACAAAGTCTTCGTCAGCCATGTACATGCCTCGGTCAGCAAATGCGAGGGCAGACGCATCAGCGATCACTTGCCAAGATT is a genomic window of Vibrio japonicus containing:
- a CDS encoding VOC family protein → MSYYLEHANLSVDNAQATVDFLLAAIPTWRVRGGGDWDSPIGQTVDWYHVGDDNQYITVQSGGDGPAQDWTLKWTGVKHLGIAVPNLEDVIERLRQHGYELDHLGGEHPHRKSVYYLDGNNLQFEFIEYLSERADERNDYTL